Genomic segment of Myxococcus stipitatus:
CCAGAGGTCGATGCGACGGGCCTCGAGCTCCGTCAGCTCCCCTTCGGGCACCGGAGGCGCCACGGCTTCGGGGACAGGCTCCACCCCTTGCGATTTGACCGCCTGGAGCACCGGGGGCACCGGCGCCTGGCTCACAGACCCCACCGGGCTCTTCTTGTTGCGCCGTCTGATGACCCACTCCTTCCGCGAAGCACTCGTGGATTACGGCTCCTTCAAGCCGCCATTGCGATTCGCGCACTCCTGCATGGCTAAGGCGTCGACGGGCGCAGCTGAACGGTCAGCCGGGCCCGCGCGCCGCTGGGCTCATAGTACGTCGTGTAGGGCCAATACCCCTGCTTCTTGACCTCGATGTGGTGCAGCCCCACGCCCAGACTGAGCCCTCGGGGGTTGCCCGAGTAGTCGCTGCACAGCCCCTGCAGCACTCCGTCCAGGTAGACGTCCGCGTCCTCGGGCTCGCACCGCAGCGTCACGTCGCCCGTGGTGCTTCGCGCCCCGGCCATCAGCTCGCGGGCCCGCGACAGCGAGTCGGGCTCCTTCGCTCCAGCACAGCCCATCCCAGCGGCGAGGAGCAGCCCTGCCCCACCAGCACACACCACTCGCGAGAGCAGCCGGCCAGCCGCGCCCTGTCGACCAACCAT
This window contains:
- a CDS encoding PEGA domain-containing protein, whose translation is MVGRQGAAGRLLSRVVCAGGAGLLLAAGMGCAGAKEPDSLSRARELMAGARSTTGDVTLRCEPEDADVYLDGVLQGLCSDYSGNPRGLSLGVGLHHIEVKKQGYWPYTTYYEPSGARARLTVQLRPSTP